In Haliotis asinina isolate JCU_RB_2024 chromosome 11, JCU_Hal_asi_v2, whole genome shotgun sequence, the genomic stretch TGACCAATCGACCCTTTGCTCTTGACAGCGATCTTTAGCTCTTGACATGCATCCTTTGCTCTGGGCGTTGACATGAGGCATCTTGAACATTTTAGGTATACTGGGTTCTGCTCCACGGTCAAATAGTCACATTACCCAATAGACAATAGCAAAAGCCGGGTCTCGCGTTCATCTGTCTCATCTGTAATGCATGCATAATAAATAGCACCAACTCAACATCAACCATGAATAGCATGGTGTAATAATTTATATGTCATGAGCCCTACTCTATTTGTTTCTTTGAAGGACATTCATAATGAGCACTTCTAACACGTCCTCCGTCATAAAATCTTAATGATCTGAACGAAAGAACGTGACAACTGATGGTTTAATGGTTAcaatataatgaatattgtttacGTAGATGTTTCGTCCACATCAACTGTCCACGCTGCAACACCACCGACTACAACTACTGGTTCAGCAACGATGACAACTTCATCTACTGTGACGTCTCCCACACCGACGACGACTTCATCCGTTTCTACGGCCACAACTACCACGGCTTATTATTCTACTGCTCCATCTACGACTACTACTGCTGATTCATCGACTTCGACTACGATTTCACCACCAACAACTACATTCACTACCACTGCTCACACTGGCGCTCCTGTTAGTGCCTCTACAACTACTTCCACTCCGACTCCTACTACACCttctgcaactactactactgctgctgctactactactagtactactactgctgctgctactactgctactccaTCTActcctgctgctactactgctccGTCTACTACTACCACAAGTATCACACCGTTGACTGCTACCACCAtctctactacaactactactcctgctgactctactaccaccaccactactactactacgtcgcCTACTACtagcactactactactacgccGCCTACTACtagcaccactactactgcttcacctactactactactactactactaccactactactacgcagcctactactaccactactactacgcagcctactactaccactactactactaccactactactacgcagcctactactaccactactactacgcAGCCTACTACtgccaccactactactgcttcacctactgctactactactactaccactactactactactacgccgcctactactaccactaccaccaccaccactactactactactaccaccaccaccaccactactactactactactaccaccaccaccactactactacaccaacaacaactacaactacaactacaccaacaACGACAACGACGGCTACATCAGGTACGTAACCAGTCTGATCATGCatatcatacatacatatcaagAGAAATCAGTGACGTATCTGTTTCAACGAGATGGTTATCGTTGCTTGGTTTTGAACTGAGTAGACTGATTATTAAAATGCAGAAAATTCAGACAGATGCCGTATTTTAAAAAGCATTACAAACACCTCCTCTTACAGACGTTTCTCTGTTTGACATCCATGTCTGTGTGATAACTGATAatgagggcggtggggtagcctagtggttaaagcgttcgttcctCACGCTGGAGGCCGGGGTTCGATCGCCCACgtaggcacaatgtgtgaattcaAAGGGATTGTAGCTCGGTATCACCTTGTCTTTCATTGCAGAGGCTGGACTGTGGGTGACTGATGTTCTGGACTATTCGTCACAGCAGGGCGTCTCAGACAAGTAGATATTCTCTACTAATCTTTTTATACATGAATCTGTTCTCTTGACCAACgtgtggtttttgttttgttttgctttccgGTTTCCGCGTAATATTTTTTACCAGTTTGTCATTATGGCTTATatccacagtgagtgagtgagtgagtgagtgagtgagtgtcactACCACAGAGTTATGATTATGGGcggatgagtttagttttacgccgcagtcagcaacaTCCCATCCATATAGCGACCTATCGTAAATAATCGACGCTGGACCagatactccagtgatcaacgtcatgagcatctatctacacaattgggaaccaatgacatgccaagtcagcgggtctgaccacccaatcccgttaatagcctcatacgacaagcatgctcGCCTTTTGTGACTGAAGACCGATACAAACGGGATCTCTACTAGTAAAAGTACCTGtaacgtcatcatcatcgtaagCTACCAGACCTCTTAGTCCATTCGTTTCATTATGTTCATTTTAGTTTTGATTCAGATAACACCTTATGTTTCTCAGCGCCGCTATCCAGGTGATCGGAAAGCCTGACGTGTACCCGACTTACGGCCACAGTGTTAAAGCCTGGGGACAGACCAATTTATACTACTGGGGAAGGAGCCAGTATATAGAGGTGGGTGGACGTTCAACAGCATCTGTcattgtttggttggttgtttggttggttgtttggttgacTGGCTGGTTGGCTGTTTGGTTGCTTGGTTGGTCGGTCGGTTGGTTAATCCGTCGTTCATGTTTACAGGTAAAGTTCGCCATGAAGCTCTACATAAAGGAAGTGCACGTGTATGAGACGTACCGCGCAGGCGCAACATGGAGGCTGGAAGTCATAAAGCCTGGAGGATTTCAGACGATCTATCACTCGCGAGACACATTTTATTACACGTCAGCCCGAATCTTTAAAAGAGTTCTAGACAACGTAAGAAAATCTATCTCTCTTCCtttaattttgatttaagaaaAAACCAAATCATAAAATAGTTCATTTTGTTTAACGCTGGACTTGTTCCCAATTGAACAGATTGTTGGTCATGCCCGTGCTCAAACCTCTATAAGTAATCGCACGTACCAGTACAATGGTTTGACACCATGAGTTGGGACAGGATGGTATGTATCAGAATTATCACGTGATCTCGcaagtcgcctctcacgacaagcggGATCGGACACTGCAGTACACGTGCCCAGTAATCATGGCGGCATTGTTACTTCAGAAATTATTCAGATAGAAGTGCAAAGAAGTCGTGAGTTGGtgggttcagttttatgctACATTTCAGCAAATGTCACGgaagggtacaccagaaataaacttcacacattgtaccacgtTCCACCGCCCCAAACAACGAACCCCGCCATGTAGTAATATTGATT encodes the following:
- the LOC137255263 gene encoding integumentary mucin C.1-like, which encodes MSIDVTLVFFVWVILDCVFICTQGSSLCVDEVFDLVFSGKAATDYVVINKTVPSRAECSVLCHHEEGCLSVAYSDSGECVLHSQPPQKLTVVTTPDTDIYYRQDVSSTSTVHAATPPTTTTGSATMTTSSTVTSPTPTTTSSVSTATTTTAYYSTAPSTTTTADSSTSTTISPPTTTFTTTAHTGAPVSASTTTSTPTPTTPSATTTTAAATTTSTTTAAATTATPSTPAATTAPSTTTTSITPLTATTISTTTTTPADSTTTTTTTTTSPTTSTTTTTPPTTSTTTTASPTTTTTTTTTTTTQPTTTTTTTQPTTTTTTTTTTTTQPTTTTTTTQPTTATTTTASPTATTTTTTTTTTTPPTTTTTTTTTTTTTTTTTTTTTTTTTTTTTTTTPTTTTTTTTPTTTTTATSEAGLWVTDVLDYSSQQGVSDNAAIQVIGKPDVYPTYGHSVKAWGQTNLYYWGRSQYIEVKFAMKLYIKEVHVYETYRAGATWRLEVIKPGGFQTIYHSRDTFYYTSARIFKRVLDNMLGFSSDVIRVFVDPWYIGAAVEIDAIKLVGEPDPQQK